A region of Deinococcus apachensis DSM 19763 DNA encodes the following proteins:
- a CDS encoding ABC transporter ATP-binding protein, translating to MPDAPSSPSSSPPRAGSLGVLRTYLGPLKWQVIALATLLLTGTGLNLLLPQLLRRFVDNAKLGGGADVGLLARLAGLYIALAVGVQLLTAGATYVGARVGWTATNRLRADLMRHMLSLDMREHKERTPGEMIERIDGDVTALSNFFSQFAVRVFGAALLLTGAVVMFYLTDWRVGVGITLFVAVTLIAMNRVRKTGVEPTRLERESSAQLFGYVEERLSGLDDVRSLGAGDHHLRGFLRVQREFFRRSTFSWRRRAVVWQLSMILFAAGYIGILGAAVGLYAAGVITLGTAFLLYQYMSMVEEPIDQLTQQLQDLQKAGAGLARVGELLALRSDLAEGARDLPDGPLDLRFEHVGFSYAPEDPTVRPVLHDISFHLPAGQTVGLLGRTGSGKTTLTRLVSRLYDPTEGSVKLGGVDTRDVRLRSLRTQVAVVTQDVQLFQASVRDNLSFFDDSVPDAEVEAALREVGLGRWLARLEDGVRTPLPTGSLSAGQAQLLAFARVLLRDPAVIILDEPSSRLDPATETQLTQAMTRLLAGRTAIVIAHRLETVARADRILVLGDGRVLEDGPRAALAHDGQSHYAALLRAGTEALEEGVLA from the coding sequence CGCCACGCTGCTGCTCACGGGCACCGGGCTGAACCTGCTGCTGCCGCAACTGCTGCGCCGCTTCGTGGACAACGCCAAGCTGGGGGGTGGCGCGGACGTGGGGCTGCTCGCGCGGCTGGCGGGGCTGTACATCGCGCTCGCGGTGGGGGTGCAACTGCTCACTGCCGGGGCCACCTACGTGGGCGCGCGGGTGGGCTGGACGGCCACCAACCGGCTGCGCGCGGACCTGATGCGGCACATGCTCTCGCTCGACATGCGCGAGCACAAGGAACGCACGCCCGGCGAGATGATCGAGCGCATCGACGGCGACGTGACGGCCCTGAGCAACTTCTTCTCGCAGTTCGCGGTGCGGGTCTTCGGGGCGGCGCTGCTGCTCACCGGCGCGGTGGTGATGTTCTACCTGACGGACTGGCGGGTGGGGGTGGGGATCACCCTCTTCGTGGCCGTGACCCTGATCGCCATGAACCGGGTGCGGAAAACCGGCGTGGAGCCCACCCGCCTGGAACGCGAGAGCAGCGCGCAGCTCTTCGGCTACGTCGAGGAACGGCTCTCGGGCCTGGACGACGTGCGCTCGCTGGGGGCTGGGGACCACCACCTGCGCGGCTTCCTGCGGGTGCAGCGCGAGTTTTTCCGGCGCAGCACCTTCTCCTGGCGGCGGCGGGCGGTCGTGTGGCAGCTCAGCATGATCCTGTTCGCGGCCGGGTACATCGGCATCCTGGGCGCGGCGGTCGGCCTGTATGCGGCGGGCGTCATCACGCTGGGCACTGCCTTCCTGCTGTACCAGTACATGAGCATGGTCGAGGAACCCATCGACCAACTGACCCAGCAGCTTCAGGACCTCCAGAAGGCGGGGGCCGGTCTGGCCCGGGTCGGTGAACTGCTCGCCCTGCGTTCGGACCTCGCCGAGGGTGCGCGCGACCTACCGGACGGTCCCCTCGACCTGCGCTTCGAGCACGTGGGCTTCAGCTACGCGCCCGAGGACCCGACCGTGCGCCCCGTGCTGCACGACATCTCCTTCCACCTCCCCGCCGGGCAGACGGTCGGCCTGCTGGGCCGGACGGGGAGCGGCAAGACCACCCTCACCCGCCTGGTGTCGAGGCTGTACGACCCGACCGAGGGCAGCGTGAAACTGGGCGGGGTGGATACCCGCGACGTGCGGCTCCGCAGCCTCCGCACCCAAGTGGCAGTCGTCACGCAGGACGTGCAGCTCTTCCAGGCCAGCGTGCGCGACAACCTCTCCTTCTTCGACGACTCGGTCCCCGACGCCGAGGTCGAGGCCGCGCTCCGCGAGGTCGGCTTGGGGCGCTGGCTGGCCCGGCTGGAGGACGGGGTGCGGACGCCCCTGCCCACCGGCAGCCTCAGCGCGGGGCAGGCGCAGCTCCTCGCCTTCGCCCGCGTGCTGCTGCGCGACCCTGCCGTGATCATCCTCGACGAACCCAGCAGCCGCCTCGACCCCGCCACCGAGACGCAGCTCACTCAGGCGATGACGCGCCTGCTCGCCGGACGCACCGCCATCGTGATCGCCCACCGCCTGGAGACCGTGGCCCGCGCCGACCGCATCCTCGTCCTGGGCGACGGCCGGGTGCTGGAGGACGGCCCCCGCGCCGCCCTCGCTCACGACGGGCAGAGCCACTACGCGGCGCTGCTGCGGGCGGGGACGGAGGCGCTGGAGGAAGGGGTGCTGGCGTGA